A region of Streptomyces liliifuscus DNA encodes the following proteins:
- a CDS encoding protein-L-isoaspartate O-methyltransferase: protein MTARPACEDANGLGLIARGPDRSKLIGQVSDLLRRWSQERPEQPVVTGYPAATPDDRLAAGAHVNRRVTRLTIGW from the coding sequence CTGCGAGGACGCCAACGGGCTCGGCCTCATCGCGCGCGGCCCGGACAGAAGCAAACTCATCGGCCAGGTCAGCGATCTCCTGCGGCGCTGGAGCCAGGAGAGGCCCGAGCAGCCCGTCGTCACCGGCTACCCCGCGGCCACACCCGACGACCGTCTCGCCGCCGGTGCCCACGTCAACCGCCGCGTGACCCGCCTGACCATCGGCTGGTGA